TTTCCCAAGCATTCATTATCAAGTTCTCCAGAACTTGGACGTTTCCCATCGGGTGGGGTTGTCTCTTCATAGTCTGATGTTGGCCAATTGGAACAATTCTTGCACCAATGCCATGTGTCGCTACCTTTTTTTCTACGATAAGTTGCCATTCGTTATCACCCCCTTTCATTATTTACAGTTATCTGTGCAATCAGTGTAATCTGTGGTTACCTTTTCTTATCCTTCCGTTCAGAGCGTTCTTTGATGCCCAGCGCATCGCGGATGGCCTTTTCTCGCTGTTCCAGGTGGCTGACTGAACAGCCCATGATAATCGCCACCCGCCCCATATCTTCCAGCGCGCCGTAGAGCACCACAAAGAGCGCGTCCTCAAGCGTGAACCGGCCCAATATCACCTTCTTGCCGGCCAGGGCCTTTAATGATGCCTGGGCAAAGGTCTTGAAGGTCAGTTGCTCACCGGAATAGTCACGGGTCAGATGGTATTTGCCCGCGGCGATGACCTTCTCTATAAAAGAAAGCTTCTCTAATTTTTCGTCGTCATAATCTCTGGAAAACATAATTTATAAACACGAATCACACGAATAATAAATTCCTGGATTCCGCATCAAGTGCGGAATGACAAGCGAAAGGGAAACACACCCCGACCCCTCTTAATAGAGGGGATTAATTAGTGTCATTCGCTCCCATTCGTCTTATTCGTGTTACTCTTTTATCCACGGCACACTGCCTTTGAGGATGACCTCCAGGTATTTTTGCCGCTCCTTTGGGCTCATCTCTTCCAGAGAGCGGGCCAGTTTCAGGGTAATGATGTTCTTATGGAGCCAGGGGTCGGACCAGCCGGCCAGGGTATAAGGCGTGCCGGCCTGAGAACGCGGCACAGAGCGCAGGTAGGTGAATCCGCTCCGGGCCAGTTTCTCGGTCATCTCCAGGGTCTTGGGTGTCAAGCCGACAAAGACGCCCTTGAGTTCGCGATAGACCACACAGCCCAGCCAGAGGTCGCGCAGTTCGTCCTTGAGCGTCCGGGAACGGAAGTAATAGCCGAAGGTGGCCTGGTCTTTGGTCCGGGTCAGGACCTGACGGACCGGCTTCCAGCCCAATGCCGGAAGGATTATCTTGCTCTCCTCAACGATGAGTTTGGACATAATCAAATTTCCTTAAAAAGTAATTCAATACTAACCGAAAAGGGTATGTACAATTTGTACCCACCCTTTGCCCTGCTTGATACAACCGGTGACAATTTGTCACCACTTCACCTCTTTCCGTCCTTTTCCCCGGTGACACCCTCATGTTCCGAGGTTGCAAATAGGGAATTACCCAACAAACATCAAAAATACCCGGTTTGTTGGGTAACTGCGCTTAATTCAATCCGTTCAATTCCTTTCCCTGGGTCAATCAATATTTTACAACGGGATTTAACTGATTAAACCGATTAAAATAAATATCCGTTAAATCCGTTTAATCCCGTTGTTAAAGTCCTGTTCTCTTTACACACCCCTTACCCCTCCCCGTATCAAGTACGGGGCAGGCTTTAATAGAGGGGATTAATTACGCTATACGCTCTACGCTCCACGCTCTACTGCTTTCCCTCCAGCATTTCCCGAATCGTCTTAAACAGTTCATTGAGTTTATAGGGTTTCTGGATAAAGGGCAGATTGCGCGCGCGTATCTGCTCGCTGTAGGCGCCCCGGCTGGCATAGCCGCTGCTTAACAGCACGCAGACGTTCTTGTTTTTGGCGGACAGCTCGTCGCACAGTTCCACCCCGTTGGTGTCCGGCAGGACCACGTCGCTCAGGATAAAGTGGAACACGCCTTTTTCCTTTTCAAAGAGCGTGCGGGCCTCAGCGCCGCTGGCCGCGGTAAAGACCTGGTAGTTCATCTTGGCCAGGGCGTTGGTAACCAGGTTGCGGATGCCCTCGTCGTCCTCGACGACCAGGACCTTTTCGGACTTGCCCCGGAGCTGGTTGACTGGAATAACCCTGGTATCGCTCTTGGCCTGCGGTTTTTCAGCCGAGACCGGCAGGTAGATTTTGAAGACGCTGCCCTGGCCCGGTTCGCTGTTTGCAATCCCTTTGGGTTTGCCATACGCGGTCCCTGCGGGTTCCGAATAGACATTGAGCCAGCCGTTGTGTTTCTTGACGATGCCGTAAACCACCGACAGACCCAGTCCGGTGCCTTTGCCCTGGGGCTTGGTGGTGAAGAACGGCTCAAACATATGGCTCAGGACCTCCTTGGACATTCCGGAGCCGGTGTCGGAGACGGTAAGAATGACAAAATCGCCGCAACGGGATTCGATATTGAGTTGGCAGTATTTTTCATCCACGGCCACGTTCTCGGTCTTGATGGTAATCTTACCGCCGGTGGGCATGGCGTCCCGGGCATTGACCACCAGGTTGAGCAGGACCTGTTCGATATTGCCGGCGTCGGCCTTGACGGCCGCGGCGTCAAGCGCCAGTTTGGTTTCTATCTTAATGTCCTCGCCGATTAACCGGTTGAGCATCTTGAGCATATTGGCGACTGTCTCGTTGAGGTTGAGGGACTGGAGTTCGGAGCTGTGGCCCCGGCTGAAGATAAGGAGTTGCCGGGTGAGAACGCCGGCCCGGTCTGTTGCCGTGACGATGTGCCTGAGGTATTCACCCAGCCCCTGCTGCATCTTGGGCGTCAATTCGGGTAAGCAGGGGCTGGGTTCATGGACCGGATTGGATTTCTCGGTGCCTGCCTGTGCCGTGTTCGGCACGGCAGACAGGTCCATCAGGGAGAGTTCGGCATAGCCCTTGATGGCGCCGATCATGTTGTTGAAGTCGTGGGCGATGCCGCCGGCCAGGGTGCCGACTGATTCCAGTTTCTGGGCCTGGAATAACTGGGACTGGGTTTTCTTTTGCTCGGTGACGTCGCGGCCATAGACAATAACATAGTTATCTTCTGAGACAGGCGTTAATACGAAAGAAAAAACGCGGTTACCAAGTTCCATCTCAAACTCCCTGCCGGCCTTTGATTCAAACACCGCATTAACCCAGTCGCGCCATTTATCGGACACCATTTTACCTACCTGGCTTTTTGCAGACAATATTGAATCGCCGGCCTGGTTCGCATAAAGTAGAATTCCGTTAAAATCAACGCACATAATCGGGTTGGGATTCCCGGAGGGAATTTTAGACACGAATAACATTTCTTTCTCAACCCGTTTCTTTTCCTGGAGGTCGCGCAGGGTGGTGATGCCGTGGCCCAGGTCCAGGGCCATCTCGGACAGGAGTTTGACCTCGGGTTCGTCAAAGACCTCCGGCTCGGAAGAATAGATATTAAGCATTCCGAATACCTTGGCTTGGGCAATCAAGGGCAGAGAAATCGCCGAGGCATAGCCGCGCTTGAGCGCCTCGGGCCGCCAGGCGACATATTCCGAGATATGGCCGATATCCCGGGTAATCACCGGCCGGCCGGTCTGGAACGCGTTATAGGACGGGCAGTGCCGGGTTTCCGCATCATCCCAGCAGCGCTGGATAATTTCCATGAAGCCATCTTCATAACCGGCGCTGGCAACCGGATTTAATTTCTGTTGTCCGTTGTTTTGGGCATAGCCGACCCAGGCCATCCGGTAGCCGCCCAGCTCCACAACGGTCCGGCAGATGTCACGGGTGAATTGCTGTTCGTCAGTGGCCATGACCAGGGTCTGGTTGCATTTGCTCAGGGTGGCCAGGGTGCGGTTGAGCCGCCGGAGTTCCGCGGTGCGCTGCTGGACCTTGATTTCCAGTATGTCGTGCGATGCCTGGAGTTCATCCTTTGCGGACTGACGCTCGGCATCGGCTTTATGGAGCGCCTTGGAGATGACATAGAGGAAGACCACAAAGATGATGATGTCGGCCACAAGCCGGATGGAGGTGCCGAATTCACCGGGGTATAGGCCGGAGCGCTGGCCCCAGAGCCGGAGCCAGCCGGTGATGAAGAGGATAAAGACCGCAACGGGCATAATCCAGCGGGCCATCTTGCCGCCCAAACTGTCGCTGGTGAAGATGGACATCAGGCCCAGGTCCGGCCGGGCAAAGAGGACGCCGAAACAGATGAGGACGAAGAGTATCATCGTATTGAGCGCCATCCTGGTATATGAGGCCAGGCCGGTGAATTCGCTGACGTTATAGGAGTAGCCGATGAGGGCCAGGAGGGCGATTATTCCTTCAGCCGCAATAAGAAACTGGGTCGGCCGGTAGCCGCGCCGGGTTTCCACGTCCAGGAGCAACAGGGCCAGCCCGATGAGGATGAAGTTGAGCGCGGTATTGGGCGCCATCCGGCCCGGGTGCACGGTGCCGACTGCGCCGGCCGGCTCAACCACCAGGAGCTGGTCAATGCCCAGGTTCACGCTGAAGAGGTATTCGCCCAGACTGAGCAGGCCGATGCAGGTGATGAGGAAGGCACAGATAAAGGCGATGCGTTTAGCGTAGAGTGTGGAGCGTAGAGTCCCGCCAAGGGCGGGATAAACTCTGTCCCGGCCCAGGAGGTAGAGCGCGATGCCGATAAGCAGGAAGCATAGCGCGGTGTTGGCCTTCATCGTGATGAGGGACGGATGGGGCGATTTCAGGACCGGGATGTCAAGGAACCAGCCGATGAGCACCAGGCATCCGGATAAGGCCACGATGGCGCCGATGATGCGGGAAACAAGCCGGAGCCGGTTGACCAGGCGCAGGTCAGATTCGTTGTTGTTCATAGAACTCTCCTTTGTTGTCGCTCTCTACTGGCATTGGTCGCAGACCGCCTGAAATTTATCAGCTATATTAATAAAGGTCTTTAAGACCTCGGGGTCAAAGTGTGTTGGGTCGGTCCGGCCGTCGCCCTGGGTGATGATGCGCACGGTCTTGGCGTGGTCAAAGGGCGGCTTGTAGGGCCGTCTGCTGCGCAGGGCGTCATACTGGTCGCAGATATTGGTAATGCGGGCTTCTATGGGAATCTTATCCCCTTTTAGTCCCTGGGGATATCCACCGCCACTAAATCTTTCATGGTGATGCCGGGCAATTGCAGACGACATCTTTAAAATAGGATGGTCTGAATTGGCAAAGATATTAAAACCGATATTAGGATGCTCGGTCATAATCTCAAATTCGTCCTTGGTCAGCGAACCTTCTTTCAAGAGGATATAATCCGGGATGCCGACCTTGCCGATATCGTGCATCATAGAAGTGAGTGAAATCGTCTCCACAAACTCAGCCGGCATATCCATAGCCCGGGCCATAACCTCGGCATAGGCGGAGATTCTTTTGATGTGCAGCCCGGTATGCTCATCCCGGTATTCGGCAATCATGGCCAGGCGCTGAATCATGTCGCGGTTGGCGCCTTTAAGTTGTTTGAGCGCCAAAAATAATTCCGCGGTGCGCTGCTGAACCGTGTTTTCAAGCGATGCCTTATAATCATTTTCCATCCTGAACAGGCGGTGATATTCCAGGGCCTTATAGATGGTATAATAAAGGTATTCGGCGGCAAAGGGCTTAATCAGGAAATCGAAGGCGCCCTTGCGGATGGCTTCTATGGCGTACTGGAGTTCGGCTGAGCCGGTCATCATTATCACCGGCAGGTCGGGTTTGAGTTTCTTGATTTCGCCCAGCAGGGCCAGGCCGGACATGCCGGGCATGGAGATATCGCTCAAGACCAGTTCAAAACTATTTTCCTTGATTTTATTCAGGGCGTCCTCGCCGTTAGCGCAGGCCGTAACCAGATACCCCTTGGGTTTGAGGATTGACGAAATGGCGTCCAGCATTATGGAATCGTCGTCCACGACCAGTATTTTATGGTTCATAAATCTATTCCCTATCCATAAAACGATGCGCGATTGGCCACTACTATGTTAAATAACATAACCGCCCTATGTAAAAAATCAAGCCGAATATTTTATAAAGCCGATAATCTTAATTGCCAGGACCCAGGCCGAATAGGCCATCAGGGCCATTATCACAACCGTGCCGGCCCAGTAGATTAACGTGACCCATTTTTCCGCCCGGTCGGCGCCGCGCTTAAAAGTATCAATGTCTTCCGGCAGCCGGCTGATAATCTCACGGCACCAATAGAATCCGCCGACCAGGATGATTACGTGAATCAGCCAGACACTTCCGCGTCCGTAAAAACCATGTATCCCCATCAATATTCCTTTTTTACAACTGTACTCCGGGGACACCTTACCGAATTATTTAATTCAGTATGCTGTCCCCCGAACCGTTACGCCTGCCTCATGTTTCACTTTTTACGGTCGATGAGCACCAGCCGTTGGCCGGCGCCGGATTCCTCGAGCGCCAGCTTGAGGATGGTCCATTGACCGGCTGACTTGACGGCCTCGACATAGAGCCAGCCGGATTTAGCGCCGCACTGGACCGGGATGGCCAGTTCGGCGTTGCCGCTTGAGCCGGAGACATGGATGTTCCCGCTCAGATACCAGCCGGGTTCGATTTTGCCGCCGAAGAGTTTTACCGCCGCCTCATTTTCCCGCGCATAGCTCAGGGACATCTTGTAGGCGTCCGAGCTTTTCATCACCGCGAAGATGGAGTAAACAAATCCGAATATGGCCAGCCCGGCGATGATTGCCGCCGCCAGCGCCATGACCGGCACGAACCATTTCCAGTTACCGGACCACCAGCTTGGTTTCTTGTTCACTGTTTCATTCATAATAAAACCGCCTTTCTTTTTACGCGCCGGCAACCGCTTTATCCCGGGCCGGCCCTCCGGGTTTGAGGCGCTTGGCGATAATTTCGCTGTTGCATTTGGGGCAACTGAATTTCAAGGCCATATAATACTCCGGCAAGGGTTTCTGGTGCGGTCTCTATGCCTGCTTAATCTGCCCCGCACCCCGAATGCTTTCGGGGCGGGAGTGAACCCGTTTACCGGTTTTATTCTATCAATCCGTTCGCTGGAGTCAATCAATTCCAACCCCCAGACCAATACATTGGTGCGGGGGCATGCTATACGCTCTCCGCTCCGGCGGCCCAGCCGCTGTATTGGGAGGGCCGGCCACGCGCCGGCGCGGCTTTCCTTAGTTCGGTTTCGTAGGCCTGGAGGACCTTCTGGGTAATCAGGCTGTGGAATTCTTTGTTAACCGGAAAGGCGATTTCGGTAAAGAGCTCCGGCCGGCCGCGGGCATCCGCCGTTACGCTCCGGTTCGGCAGTTTGCACCCGCATGCGGAGCAGAATTGCGCGAAGACCGGGTTGTGGCCCCGGCATTCGGGACACGGGACCATAATCATCCGGCTGGGCATGGCCACACACAGGCCTTGGGAGCCCAGCATCACCTTCAGGTCGCGGATAATAAAGCCGTTGTCCAGGACGATGTTGCAGAATGCCTTTAGGCTGTCGCCCGGCTTGTCCATCAATTTAACAACCACCTCGGTTATTTTCATAAATATGCTCCTTTAAGGACAATAGTCGGTAAACAGTAGCCAGTAACAACCCCCCTGCCTGTGCCGTTGGCACGGCAGACAGGCTGGCCCCCTTTAATAATGGGGAATCGCGGTCACTTAGCGCGCCTCTTTTCCGTTGTCGAGATACTTGATGAAGGTAAGTTTATTCCCCGGGGGCGTGTAAATCACTTCATCGCAGCATTTGCGGATCAGGGCCAATCCTAAGCCGCCGGGCGAGCCGAATTTCATGGTTTTCTCTATCAGCTTGGGCGCCTGGAACTGCTCCAGCGGCGTATCCAGGTGTTTCTGGTATTCGAATCCGGCGCCTTCGTCAGACACCATAAAGATGATGCTCTTGGGCTGGCAGAGGTATTCCACTTCTATATATTTTTCGGTCGAGAATTTGTTGCCGTGGATGACCGCGTTGTCTATGGCCTCGCCGACGGCCAGCATGAACCGGTCCCGGTTAGACTCGTTCAGATTGACGGTCTTGAGGATGTGGCTGAGCATCTGGAACACGGCCCGGGTCAGCTCAGCCGAGGTGGAAAAGCGAAGGGAGACGGTATGAGAATTCATAGTAGTAACCTTTCTTCCTAAAATGACCACTGTCTAACTGCAATTAGACAACCCCCTTTATCCCCCTTTATTAAGGGGGAATAATTCGCCCCACTCCCCCTTAGAAAAGGGGACCGGTCCCTCTGACGGGATCCCGTTGAGGGAGGGGTTGTTCCTTAGTGTCTTGGTGCCTTGTGGCTATCCTTCTTTCATCACTTCATTTATGGTTTTAACCAGGGCATCGATGCCGAACGGTTTATGGAGCAGTTTATAGCCCTTGGCGTTGATTATCTGCCATCTGGATTTGTCGTCCACATAGCCGGATGAGAGTATCACCCTGGTTTTGGACTGGCCGGTCAATAATTCCCCGGCCAGTTCGATGCCGTTTTTGTCGGGCAGTCCGATGTCTATCAGGGCGAGGTGGAATTTATCCGGCGTTTTCTTAAAGGCGCTCAGGGCATCGGCGGCGTTGCCGGCCTCGGACACGGTGAATCCGCAGCGCTGTAAACTCTGGCTGATGAATGAGCAGACGTCTTTTTCGTCGTCCACCACCAGGGCGTATTTGGGCGTTCCGGCCACCAGGGCCGGTATGCTCCGGGTCTCGGATTTTCTGGTCAGGCCGGCTGAGACCGGCAGGTAGATGTTGATATTGGTGCCCTGACCCGTCTCGGAATAGAGATTAACCCAGCCGTTGTGTTTCTTGACGATGCCGTAGACCGTAGACAGTCCCAGGCCGGTGCCCTGGCCTTCCTTTTTGGTGGTGAAGAACGGCTCAAAGGCATGGGCCATGACCTCCGGGCTCATGCCGGCGCCGGTGTCGTTGACCGAGACGCAGATAAAATCGCCGGCCTTGGCCTCGGGATTGAATCTGAGGTATTCCGGGCTGACGGTAATCTGATGGGTCTTGATGGTAATCCGGCCCAGCTGGGGCGTCTGGCTGCTTTTGACGGCGTCCCGGGCGTTGACCACCAGGTTCATCAGGACCTGCTCGAACTGGCCGGTGTCGGCCAGGACCATGGCCGGAACCGGGTCCAGGTCCAGGACCAGGATGACATCCTCGCCGATGATGCGCTTGAGCATCTTCTGCATATTGGAGATGGCGTCGTTGAGATTAATCAGTTTGGCCTCGACTGATTTCTGGCGGCTGAAGGCGAGCAGTTGGCCGGTCAGGTCGGCGGCCCGCTTGCCGGCCCGGTTGATTTCCTGGAGTTCGGAATATGACGGGCTGTCCTTGGGCATGTCAATCAGGAGCATGTCGCTGTAGCCGATAATGACCTGGACGA
The sequence above is drawn from the Planctomycetota bacterium genome and encodes:
- a CDS encoding response regulator, producing MKTYIDATPALLNNRKTVIITLRLIVFAIIYLIIFQERGAKNLPWLFWPVSAVFLASQIVYLFEHKTYFFIQRILAWIFIFDAILISLLIYILGIKTDQLFITYFAVIAIAAIAKNVKASVVITLLVSAFYIFISLNHGNLTLAEFTTRPLFFFGTSISVSYLTEEISSQCAGRLKIEEYFRSLIDNTADFVIIINRDAKILFINRTQPGLDKDRVLNTSIYEYISPEFYKIVRGAVQQVFNTGIPAYYEASGKGPDGALAWYESRLSPIRERDAIVAVTVISTDITGRKKTEAEVKKMQEQLTHIQKMEAMGRLVGGVAHDFNNIVQVIIGYSDMLLIDMPKDSPSYSELQEINRAGKRAADLTGQLLAFSRQKSVEAKLINLNDAISNMQKMLKRIIGEDVILVLDLDPVPAMVLADTGQFEQVLMNLVVNARDAVKSSQTPQLGRITIKTHQITVSPEYLRFNPEAKAGDFICVSVNDTGAGMSPEVMAHAFEPFFTTKKEGQGTGLGLSTVYGIVKKHNGWVNLYSETGQGTNINIYLPVSAGLTRKSETRSIPALVAGTPKYALVVDDEKDVCSFISQSLQRCGFTVSEAGNAADALSAFKKTPDKFHLALIDIGLPDKNGIELAGELLTGQSKTRVILSSGYVDDKSRWQIINAKGYKLLHKPFGIDALVKTINEVMKEG
- a CDS encoding response regulator, with protein sequence MNHKILVVDDDSIMLDAISSILKPKGYLVTACANGEDALNKIKENSFELVLSDISMPGMSGLALLGEIKKLKPDLPVIMMTGSAELQYAIEAIRKGAFDFLIKPFAAEYLYYTIYKALEYHRLFRMENDYKASLENTVQQRTAELFLALKQLKGANRDMIQRLAMIAEYRDEHTGLHIKRISAYAEVMARAMDMPAEFVETISLTSMMHDIGKVGIPDYILLKEGSLTKDEFEIMTEHPNIGFNIFANSDHPILKMSSAIARHHHERFSGGGYPQGLKGDKIPIEARITNICDQYDALRSRRPYKPPFDHAKTVRIITQGDGRTDPTHFDPEVLKTFINIADKFQAVCDQCQ
- a CDS encoding ATP-binding protein, with the protein product MNSHTVSLRFSTSAELTRAVFQMLSHILKTVNLNESNRDRFMLAVGEAIDNAVIHGNKFSTEKYIEVEYLCQPKSIIFMVSDEGAGFEYQKHLDTPLEQFQAPKLIEKTMKFGSPGGLGLALIRKCCDEVIYTPPGNKLTFIKYLDNGKEAR
- a CDS encoding GAF domain-containing protein, translated to MNNNESDLRLVNRLRLVSRIIGAIVALSGCLVLIGWFLDIPVLKSPHPSLITMKANTALCFLLIGIALYLLGRDRVYPALGGTLRSTLYAKRIAFICAFLITCIGLLSLGEYLFSVNLGIDQLLVVEPAGAVGTVHPGRMAPNTALNFILIGLALLLLDVETRRGYRPTQFLIAAEGIIALLALIGYSYNVSEFTGLASYTRMALNTMILFVLICFGVLFARPDLGLMSIFTSDSLGGKMARWIMPVAVFILFITGWLRLWGQRSGLYPGEFGTSIRLVADIIIFVVFLYVISKALHKADAERQSAKDELQASHDILEIKVQQRTAELRRLNRTLATLSKCNQTLVMATDEQQFTRDICRTVVELGGYRMAWVGYAQNNGQQKLNPVASAGYEDGFMEIIQRCWDDAETRHCPSYNAFQTGRPVITRDIGHISEYVAWRPEALKRGYASAISLPLIAQAKVFGMLNIYSSEPEVFDEPEVKLLSEMALDLGHGITTLRDLQEKKRVEKEMLFVSKIPSGNPNPIMCVDFNGILLYANQAGDSILSAKSQVGKMVSDKWRDWVNAVFESKAGREFEMELGNRVFSFVLTPVSEDNYVIVYGRDVTEQKKTQSQLFQAQKLESVGTLAGGIAHDFNNMIGAIKGYAELSLMDLSAVPNTAQAGTEKSNPVHEPSPCLPELTPKMQQGLGEYLRHIVTATDRAGVLTRQLLIFSRGHSSELQSLNLNETVANMLKMLNRLIGEDIKIETKLALDAAAVKADAGNIEQVLLNLVVNARDAMPTGGKITIKTENVAVDEKYCQLNIESRCGDFVILTVSDTGSGMSKEVLSHMFEPFFTTKPQGKGTGLGLSVVYGIVKKHNGWLNVYSEPAGTAYGKPKGIANSEPGQGSVFKIYLPVSAEKPQAKSDTRVIPVNQLRGKSEKVLVVEDDEGIRNLVTNALAKMNYQVFTAASGAEARTLFEKEKGVFHFILSDVVLPDTNGVELCDELSAKNKNVCVLLSSGYASRGAYSEQIRARNLPFIQKPYKLNELFKTIREMLEGKQ
- a CDS encoding septation protein SpoVG family protein, with the protein product MKITEVVVKLMDKPGDSLKAFCNIVLDNGFIIRDLKVMLGSQGLCVAMPSRMIMVPCPECRGHNPVFAQFCSACGCKLPNRSVTADARGRPELFTEIAFPVNKEFHSLITQKVLQAYETELRKAAPARGRPSQYSGWAAGAESV